A genomic stretch from Theobroma cacao cultivar B97-61/B2 chromosome 4, Criollo_cocoa_genome_V2, whole genome shotgun sequence includes:
- the LOC108661563 gene encoding uncharacterized protein LOC108661563 — translation MAPFEALYGQKCRSPIGWLKVGERKLLGPKLVQDAIEKIRVIHQRMLSAQSRQKSYADNRWRDLEFRVGIMYFLRSHQQKRKYNPDPSHIIRYETIQLRDDLTYEEQPMAILDRQVKKLYSEDVASVKVLWQNHTSEEIRRQLKLRLRSPRRFFSLGPWMVGGDFNAIVSVAERLNGAPPYGGSMEDFATMLLDCGLLDAGFEGKNFT, via the exons atggcaccatttgaggcaTTATATGGACAGAAGTGCAGATCACCCATTGGGTGGCTAaaggtgggagaaaggaaactcttAGGGCCAAAATTAGTACAGGATGCCATCGAGAAAATACGCGTGATTCATCAGAGGATGTTAtcagcacaaagtagacaaaagtcATATGCTGATAACAGGTGGAGAGACTTAGAGTTTCGAGTGgggatcatgtattttttaagGTCTCACCAACAAAAAAG GAAGTATAACCCGGATCCATCTCATATAATAcggtatgaaaccattcagTTGAGAGATGACTTAACCTATGAAGAGCAACCGATGgctatccttgataggcaaGTCAAAAAGCTCTATTCAGAGGATGTAGCCTCAGTGAAAGTGTTGTGGCAAAACCACACAAGTGAAGAG atcaggaggcaaTTGAAACTTAGGTTAAGGTCTCCACGTAGATTCttctccttg GGACCATGGATGGTGGGTGGTGACTTTAATGCCATTGTGAGCGTTGCTGAAAGGTTGAATGGTGCCCCTCCTTATGGTGGGTCAATGGAAGACTTTGCTACTATGTTACTTGATTGTGGGTTACTTGATGCGGGTTTTGAAGGGAAAAATTTTACCTAG